The following coding sequences are from one Paenibacillus tundrae window:
- the trmFO gene encoding FADH(2)-oxidizing methylenetetrahydrofolate--tRNA-(uracil(54)-C(5))-methyltransferase TrmFO, translated as MILTNEQQVTVIGAGLAGTEAAWQIASRGVRVKLYEMRPVVKTPAHHTDKFAELVCSNSLRANGLTNAVGVLKEEMRMLNSLVLGAADKHAVPAGGALAVDRDGFSGEITSTLQQHPLIEVVNEELTSLPEDGIVVVATGPLTSPALSEQIKALMGEEYFYFYDAAAPIIEKDSIDMNKVYLASRYDKGEAAYLNCPMTEEEFDVFYDALITAEVAQLKEFEKEIYFEGCMPIEVMMKRGKQTALFGPMKPVGLVNPHTGTLPHAVVQLRQDNAAGTLYNLVGFQTHLKWGEQKRVFSLIPGLENAEFVRYGVMHRNTFINSPKLLRPTYQFKDRPNLFFAGQMTGVEGYVESAASGLIAGMNAAKAALGQELVVLPVETTLGSMAQYITTADFKHFQPMNANFGLLPKLETKIRNKKEKNEALAQRALDGIARFAASEGLTVPERV; from the coding sequence ATGATTTTGACTAACGAACAACAAGTAACGGTTATTGGAGCAGGTCTGGCAGGAACAGAAGCAGCTTGGCAGATTGCGAGTCGCGGTGTACGTGTGAAACTATACGAGATGAGACCGGTTGTGAAAACACCGGCTCATCATACAGATAAATTTGCAGAGCTGGTATGCAGTAACTCACTGCGTGCTAACGGACTGACCAATGCAGTAGGTGTTCTTAAGGAAGAAATGAGAATGCTTAACTCTCTTGTTCTTGGAGCAGCAGATAAGCATGCTGTACCAGCAGGTGGAGCACTTGCGGTTGACCGTGATGGATTCTCGGGGGAGATTACTTCTACGCTGCAACAGCATCCTTTAATTGAGGTTGTCAATGAAGAACTGACTTCCCTTCCGGAAGATGGCATCGTAGTTGTTGCAACAGGGCCTTTGACATCTCCTGCATTATCGGAGCAGATCAAAGCACTCATGGGAGAGGAATACTTCTACTTCTATGATGCGGCTGCACCAATCATTGAAAAAGACTCGATCGACATGAATAAAGTCTACCTAGCTTCCCGTTATGATAAGGGAGAGGCGGCATATCTGAACTGTCCGATGACAGAAGAGGAATTTGATGTATTCTACGATGCATTGATTACCGCTGAGGTCGCTCAATTAAAAGAGTTTGAGAAAGAGATTTACTTTGAAGGCTGTATGCCAATCGAAGTGATGATGAAACGTGGTAAACAAACAGCATTGTTTGGACCGATGAAGCCCGTAGGTCTAGTTAACCCACATACAGGAACACTTCCACATGCGGTAGTTCAACTTAGACAGGATAATGCTGCAGGAACGTTGTATAATCTGGTTGGATTCCAGACACATCTGAAGTGGGGAGAACAAAAACGTGTGTTTTCATTGATTCCTGGTCTTGAAAATGCAGAGTTTGTACGTTACGGCGTGATGCATCGCAATACATTTATTAATTCTCCAAAATTGTTGCGTCCAACGTATCAATTTAAAGACCGTCCTAACCTGTTCTTCGCTGGACAAATGACAGGTGTTGAAGGATATGTCGAATCGGCTGCATCAGGTCTTATTGCAGGTATGAATGCTGCAAAAGCAGCTCTCGGTCAGGAACTTGTAGTACTGCCAGTAGAAACAACACTGGGTAGTATGGCACAATATATTACGACTGCTGATTTTAAACACTTCCAGCCTATGAATGCAAACTTTGGTTTGTTGCCGAAACTGGAAACCAAAATACGCAACAAAAAGGAAAAGAATGAAGCTCTTGCTCAGCGTGCATTGGATGGAATTGCTCGGTTTGCTGCTTCAGAAGGTCTAACCGTTCCTGAACGCGTATAA
- the topA gene encoding type I DNA topoisomerase, with product MADSLVIVESPSKAKTIGKYLGSKFIVKASMGHVRDLPKSQIGVEVENDFNPKYITIRGKGSILKELKDARKKVKKVYLAADPDREGEAIAWHLAHALELDDTEDCRVVFNEITKQAVKDAFKTPRKINMDLVNAQQARRILDRLVGYKISPLLWKKVKKGLSAGRVQSVAVKIILDRENEIDDFVPEEYWSITAKLIADGNPFEAKFHQLNGTKTELGSEAEVQAILKQIEGADFTVKEVKEKERSRNPSAPFTTSSLQQEAARKLNFRASKTMSVAQQLYEGVDLGKEGTVGLITYMRTDSTRIAASAQEEAKEYIIGKYGEPFAPETPRNYSKKAANAQDAHEAIRPTSILRDPDSIKSFMSRDQFRLYKLIWERFVASQMSSAILDTLSVDIAVGDTIFRAAGSKVRFQGFMKVYVEGNDDGTTEEDRLLPPLKNGDVLEKQEIEPKQHFTQPPPRYTEARLVKTLEELGIGRPSTYAPTLETIQKRGYVAIEEKKFMPTELGELVIEQMEEFFPEILNVEFTANMEGDLDHVEEGSEDWVKVLAEFYESFEKRLEFAEEEMKEIEIEDEVSDEICEKCGKHLVYKLGRFGKFLACSGFPECRNTKPIIKDIGVTCPKCKEGHVVERRSKKGRVFYGCDKYPECDFVSWDKPSAKPCPSCGSLMIEKRNKQGTRLQCTSCDHQEPVEEADEESAD from the coding sequence ATGGCGGATTCACTCGTAATCGTGGAGTCGCCCTCAAAGGCGAAGACCATTGGCAAATATTTAGGCAGCAAGTTCATCGTTAAGGCTTCGATGGGACATGTGCGTGATTTGCCGAAAAGTCAGATCGGCGTTGAGGTTGAGAATGATTTTAATCCGAAATATATTACGATCCGCGGCAAAGGTTCGATTTTGAAAGAACTGAAAGATGCACGTAAGAAAGTGAAAAAAGTGTACCTCGCAGCTGACCCGGATCGCGAAGGTGAGGCTATTGCATGGCATTTGGCCCATGCCTTGGAACTTGATGATACAGAAGATTGCCGCGTTGTATTTAATGAGATTACTAAACAAGCCGTCAAGGATGCGTTCAAAACGCCGCGCAAAATCAATATGGATCTGGTTAATGCGCAGCAGGCAAGACGTATTCTGGATCGGCTCGTAGGATATAAGATTAGCCCTTTATTATGGAAGAAAGTCAAAAAAGGACTATCGGCTGGTCGGGTTCAATCGGTAGCGGTCAAAATCATTTTGGATCGTGAAAATGAAATTGATGATTTTGTACCTGAAGAGTACTGGAGCATTACCGCTAAGCTGATAGCTGACGGAAACCCATTTGAAGCTAAATTTCATCAGTTGAACGGCACCAAGACCGAACTGGGTAGCGAAGCTGAAGTGCAGGCGATCCTAAAACAGATCGAGGGCGCTGACTTTACGGTCAAAGAAGTGAAAGAGAAGGAACGTAGTCGGAATCCTTCCGCTCCGTTTACGACGAGTTCCTTGCAACAGGAAGCCGCTCGTAAATTGAATTTCAGAGCTTCTAAGACCATGTCCGTTGCACAACAGCTGTATGAAGGCGTAGACCTGGGAAAAGAAGGCACAGTGGGTCTCATCACGTATATGAGAACCGATTCCACACGAATCGCAGCGTCTGCACAGGAAGAAGCAAAGGAATACATCATTGGCAAGTACGGCGAACCATTTGCGCCTGAAACACCTAGAAACTATTCCAAAAAGGCAGCTAATGCACAGGATGCGCATGAAGCTATTCGTCCTACGTCCATTTTGCGCGATCCGGATTCGATTAAATCATTTATGAGCCGGGATCAATTCCGCTTATATAAATTAATCTGGGAACGTTTTGTCGCAAGTCAGATGTCATCCGCTATTCTAGACACACTGTCTGTTGATATTGCTGTCGGAGATACGATCTTCCGCGCTGCGGGCTCCAAAGTTCGCTTCCAAGGTTTCATGAAGGTATATGTGGAAGGTAACGATGACGGTACAACAGAAGAAGATCGCTTGCTTCCTCCTCTGAAAAATGGAGATGTACTGGAGAAACAGGAGATCGAGCCGAAGCAGCACTTCACACAGCCACCACCGCGTTATACCGAGGCTAGGCTGGTTAAGACTCTTGAAGAACTGGGCATAGGTCGTCCGAGTACATATGCGCCAACACTGGAAACGATTCAGAAGCGCGGGTATGTTGCGATCGAGGAAAAGAAATTCATGCCTACAGAGTTAGGTGAGCTTGTCATAGAACAGATGGAAGAGTTTTTCCCAGAAATTCTTAATGTAGAGTTTACTGCCAACATGGAAGGTGACCTTGACCATGTAGAAGAAGGCTCTGAGGATTGGGTCAAGGTTCTCGCGGAATTTTACGAATCCTTCGAGAAACGACTTGAATTTGCAGAAGAAGAAATGAAGGAAATTGAGATTGAAGATGAAGTTTCTGATGAAATCTGCGAGAAGTGCGGTAAACATTTAGTTTACAAGCTTGGCCGTTTTGGTAAGTTTTTGGCTTGTTCTGGCTTCCCGGAGTGTCGGAATACCAAACCAATTATTAAGGATATCGGCGTGACTTGTCCGAAATGTAAGGAAGGGCATGTTGTAGAGCGACGGAGCAAAAAGGGACGTGTATTCTATGGATGTGACAAGTATCCTGAATGTGACTTTGTCTCGTGGGATAAGCCATCAGCGAAGCCATGTCCAAGCTGCGGTTCGTTAATGATTGAGAAGCGCAATAAGCAAGGTACACGATTACAATGTACGTCCTGTGACCATCAGGAACCTGTGGAAGAAGCAGACGAGGAATCAGCGGATTAG